The proteins below come from a single Beutenbergia cavernae DSM 12333 genomic window:
- a CDS encoding extracellular solute-binding protein, producing the protein MTRLTTTASPAFRRPGGAVSRRAMLGLLGAGAAGLTAACSASIGGGIAPDPAAFFSGDYDGDPVRLDFWNPFTGGDGPAMGAIVDAFNAAHPQIDVRMSSINADQMYAKLLPAVGAGQGPDVVAMHLDQLATFAIRGTIVSLDDIVEGLELDGADFVAQAWEATVFQDRRFGIPLDFFTAAQYWNVEAFDAAGVRAPWDGSSYLDVMAGLQASGVANPFWVSPAWQTFVGLLGQFGGSLFDADGTTATMGSDAGVEALTWICDVVADGFSPAGVTDVRPPFKNGSCVTMTDLPAAIPDLTLTAPDLEWGVGPFPQVGPQPGTFANSHTFTITQQTQADDDVAQAAQVFVHWVSQNSGQWAAGGLTPASTSVRESAEFAATPQSVLATEEVFASAVFLPQIPSSRDIAANSYQRAVSEAVLGQATPADALAFAQRTAQSQLDDVRRLFES; encoded by the coding sequence ATGACCCGACTGACGACGACGGCGTCGCCCGCGTTCCGCAGGCCGGGTGGCGCCGTGTCCCGCCGCGCGATGCTCGGGCTGCTCGGTGCAGGGGCCGCGGGCCTGACCGCCGCGTGCTCCGCGTCCATCGGCGGCGGCATCGCCCCCGACCCCGCCGCGTTCTTCTCCGGCGACTACGACGGCGATCCGGTGCGCCTCGACTTCTGGAACCCGTTCACCGGCGGCGACGGACCCGCGATGGGCGCCATCGTCGACGCGTTCAACGCCGCGCACCCGCAGATCGACGTCCGGATGTCGTCCATCAACGCCGACCAGATGTACGCCAAGCTGCTCCCCGCCGTCGGTGCCGGGCAGGGCCCGGACGTGGTCGCCATGCACCTCGACCAGCTCGCGACGTTCGCCATCCGAGGCACGATCGTGTCGCTCGACGACATCGTGGAGGGCCTCGAGCTCGACGGCGCCGACTTCGTGGCGCAGGCCTGGGAGGCCACGGTCTTCCAGGATCGGCGCTTCGGCATCCCGCTCGACTTCTTCACGGCGGCGCAGTACTGGAACGTCGAGGCGTTCGACGCCGCCGGCGTCAGGGCGCCGTGGGACGGCAGCTCCTACCTGGACGTGATGGCGGGCCTGCAGGCCTCCGGCGTCGCGAACCCGTTCTGGGTGTCGCCCGCCTGGCAGACGTTCGTGGGACTCCTCGGCCAGTTCGGGGGCTCGCTGTTCGACGCGGACGGCACGACGGCGACCATGGGCTCGGACGCCGGCGTCGAGGCGCTGACGTGGATATGCGACGTCGTCGCCGACGGGTTCAGCCCCGCGGGCGTGACCGACGTCCGGCCCCCGTTCAAGAACGGCTCGTGCGTGACGATGACCGACCTGCCGGCCGCGATCCCGGACCTCACCCTCACGGCACCGGACCTCGAGTGGGGCGTCGGTCCGTTCCCGCAGGTCGGGCCGCAGCCGGGCACGTTCGCCAACTCGCACACGTTCACGATCACGCAGCAGACGCAAGCCGACGACGACGTCGCCCAGGCCGCGCAGGTGTTCGTCCACTGGGTGTCCCAGAACTCGGGTCAGTGGGCCGCCGGCGGTCTCACGCCGGCCAGCACGTCGGTGCGGGAGTCGGCGGAGTTCGCCGCGACGCCGCAGTCGGTCCTTGCGACGGAGGAGGTCTTCGCCTCCGCGGTCTTCCTCCCGCAGATCCCCTCGTCGCGCGACATCGCGGCGAACTCCTACCAGCGGGCCGTCAGCGAGGCGGTGCTGGGGCAGGCCACGCCCGCGGACGCCCTGGCGTTCGCCCAGCGGACCGCGCAGAGCCAGCTCGACGACGTCCGCCGGCTCTTCGAGTCCTGA
- a CDS encoding carbohydrate ABC transporter permease, whose protein sequence is MAQIPIAMVRSSGPTRGSDSRGWRVTPYLFVAPFLALFVLFVVVPIGAAAWASLHAWSLGLPNQPFVGLENYADLFGGTSVLSVEFWKGMKATGLFTLLSVPLLVIVPLALALLLNQKFPGRTFFRAAYFAPYVLGVAVIGLLWHFLLDRQLGPVNQILRALGLGGDIAWTTSLPAGWVALVGATIWWTCGFNAVIYLAALQNVPEELYEAVKVDGGGAWRRFTTVTLPSIARVLQFVVAITIIASANMYGQSALITQQQPGTSTRTAIGFIAQTGIQGFNIGASSAMSIILALSLMVVSGLVLLAFRKVGDSDS, encoded by the coding sequence ATGGCGCAGATCCCGATCGCGATGGTGCGGTCGTCCGGGCCGACCCGCGGGAGCGACTCCCGCGGCTGGCGCGTGACCCCCTATCTCTTCGTCGCCCCCTTCCTCGCACTCTTCGTCCTGTTCGTCGTCGTCCCGATCGGCGCGGCGGCGTGGGCCAGCCTGCACGCGTGGAGCCTCGGCCTCCCGAACCAACCGTTCGTGGGGCTGGAGAACTACGCCGACCTGTTCGGCGGGACGTCGGTGCTGTCCGTCGAGTTCTGGAAGGGCATGAAGGCGACGGGGCTCTTCACGCTGCTCTCCGTGCCGCTGCTCGTGATCGTGCCGCTCGCCCTGGCGCTCCTGCTCAACCAGAAGTTCCCGGGCCGGACGTTCTTCCGCGCGGCATACTTCGCGCCGTACGTCCTCGGCGTCGCCGTCATCGGCCTGCTGTGGCACTTCCTGCTCGACCGCCAGCTCGGGCCGGTCAACCAGATCCTCCGCGCCCTCGGGCTTGGCGGTGACATCGCGTGGACGACGTCGCTCCCGGCGGGGTGGGTTGCTCTCGTCGGGGCGACGATCTGGTGGACGTGCGGGTTCAACGCCGTGATCTACCTGGCCGCTCTGCAGAACGTCCCGGAGGAGCTGTACGAGGCGGTCAAGGTCGACGGCGGCGGCGCCTGGCGGCGCTTCACCACCGTCACGCTGCCGAGCATCGCGCGGGTGCTGCAGTTCGTCGTGGCGATCACGATCATCGCGTCGGCCAACATGTACGGGCAGTCCGCGCTCATCACGCAGCAGCAGCCGGGCACCTCGACGCGCACGGCGATCGGGTTCATCGCCCAGACGGGCATCCAGGGGTTCAACATCGGCGCGTCGTCGGCGATGAGCATCATCCTCGCGCTCTCCCTCATGGTCGTCAGCGGCCTCGTCCTCCTCGCGTTCCGGAAGGTCGGTGACTCGGACTCATGA
- a CDS encoding carbohydrate ABC transporter permease: MSQTVATSRPTPTRDQGERSDAATPRRRRPRIALGLTLGALTAAFVVPLLLMLSTSFKSPQEANSLTFRLFPENPTLSAYSEILNNPEIPILRWLGNSLLVAVLHCVLVVVLAALAAYALAKMDFRFKKAIFAAIVATMFAPGVIFLIPHFLIVNQLGWLNTYASLVVPSAAGAFGVFFLRQFFLGVHPSIEEAARMDGCNRWATFRRIAVPLAMPAIATLAVLAFLSSWNDFLWPVFVLFSSEMQTLPAGLAQLQGENAARFDLMMAGAVIASLPVLLVYVFAQRYIIDGVAAGGVKG; this comes from the coding sequence ATGAGCCAGACCGTCGCCACATCCCGCCCCACACCCACCCGCGACCAGGGCGAACGCTCCGACGCAGCGACGCCGCGCCGTCGTCGGCCACGCATCGCGCTCGGTCTGACGCTCGGCGCGCTCACGGCCGCGTTCGTCGTGCCGCTGCTGCTCATGCTCTCGACGTCGTTCAAGAGCCCGCAGGAGGCGAACTCCCTGACGTTCCGGCTGTTCCCGGAGAACCCGACGCTCTCGGCCTACTCGGAGATCCTCAACAACCCCGAGATCCCGATCCTGCGCTGGCTCGGGAACAGCCTGCTCGTCGCCGTCCTGCACTGCGTGCTCGTCGTGGTGCTGGCCGCGCTCGCCGCCTACGCGCTGGCGAAGATGGACTTCCGGTTCAAGAAGGCGATCTTCGCGGCGATCGTCGCGACGATGTTCGCGCCGGGCGTCATCTTCCTCATCCCGCACTTCCTCATCGTCAACCAGCTGGGCTGGCTCAACACGTACGCGTCGCTCGTGGTGCCGTCGGCGGCCGGGGCGTTCGGGGTGTTCTTCCTGCGGCAGTTCTTCCTCGGCGTCCACCCCTCGATCGAGGAGGCGGCGCGGATGGACGGGTGCAACCGCTGGGCGACGTTCCGCCGCATCGCCGTGCCGCTCGCGATGCCCGCGATCGCCACGCTCGCCGTCCTGGCCTTCCTCTCCAGCTGGAACGACTTCCTGTGGCCGGTGTTCGTGCTGTTCTCCTCGGAGATGCAGACGCTGCCCGCCGGCCTGGCTCAGCTGCAGGGGGAGAACGCGGCCCGGTTCGACCTCATGATGGCCGGAGCGGTCATCGCCAGCCTGCCCGTGCTCCTGGTCTACGTCTTCGCCCAGCGCTACATCATCGACGGCGTCGCCGCCGGCGGCGTCAAGGGCTGA
- a CDS encoding alpha-L-arabinofuranosidase C-terminal domain-containing protein produces the protein MTSIATIRIAPLPGEARIDQRIYGHFLESAFFGNIEGGVFDEGSPLAVNGPGPLAGCRRDVIEAFRELGLPVVRWPGGNFTSPYWWQDGIGPRDERPRRLELAWGSEESNRFGTPEFLAWCEAVGTTPYLAHHARQVDDGVRWVEYTNYAGDTTLTRQRAADGHPDPHDVPIWGLGNEVYGPWQMGHRRVGDYVDAAREHARFMRAVDPSIAFVAVGDTHEDWNQAVVAGLGELVDWVSLHLYGASRHLVDPSAEEFDAVVAQAVFFEQEIAAQAQTIGDTQVEHGLTRPLAIAMDEWNIRHLEPRAWPEPQAGDDGGVAAREEAASAPDGFDVEGFPGGHVRVNRYSPRTLADALFYAGVFHAMHRTAHQSVPVTMANTVNLVNANGLLAVRPGGVVRQSTFHVWDLYQNHTGPVPLAADVSGPSRTARVRHGDHRRSDGEFRTSPAVVGQLDVSASTSEDGRTLYVTGINRSATDDVNAQIVLDGVTLPETATVRRIGAGVDDLFAVNTMAAPDVVALSAPASVSLAGGVHTFPAHSISVLEIALEG, from the coding sequence ATGACCTCCATCGCCACCATCCGGATCGCGCCCCTTCCGGGCGAGGCCCGCATCGACCAGCGCATCTACGGTCACTTCCTCGAGTCCGCGTTCTTCGGCAACATCGAGGGCGGCGTGTTCGACGAGGGTTCGCCGCTCGCCGTCAACGGGCCGGGGCCGCTCGCCGGCTGCCGCCGCGACGTCATCGAGGCGTTCCGGGAGCTCGGCCTGCCCGTGGTGCGCTGGCCGGGCGGCAACTTCACGTCGCCGTACTGGTGGCAGGACGGCATCGGCCCGCGCGACGAGCGACCGCGCCGCCTCGAGCTCGCGTGGGGCTCGGAGGAGAGCAACCGCTTCGGGACGCCGGAGTTCCTCGCCTGGTGCGAGGCGGTGGGCACGACGCCGTACCTCGCGCACCACGCGCGCCAGGTCGACGACGGCGTCCGCTGGGTCGAGTACACGAACTACGCGGGCGACACGACGCTCACGCGGCAGCGCGCGGCGGACGGGCACCCGGACCCCCACGACGTCCCGATCTGGGGCCTCGGGAACGAGGTGTACGGGCCGTGGCAGATGGGGCACCGGCGCGTGGGCGACTACGTCGACGCCGCCCGCGAGCATGCGCGGTTCATGCGCGCCGTCGACCCGTCGATCGCGTTCGTGGCCGTCGGCGACACGCACGAGGACTGGAACCAGGCCGTCGTCGCCGGCCTCGGCGAGCTCGTGGACTGGGTCTCGCTGCACCTGTACGGCGCGAGCCGGCACCTCGTGGACCCGTCGGCGGAGGAGTTCGACGCCGTCGTCGCGCAGGCGGTGTTCTTCGAGCAGGAGATCGCCGCGCAGGCGCAGACGATCGGCGACACCCAGGTGGAGCACGGACTCACCCGGCCGCTGGCGATCGCGATGGACGAGTGGAACATCCGGCACCTCGAGCCGCGCGCATGGCCGGAGCCGCAGGCGGGCGACGACGGCGGCGTGGCTGCACGCGAGGAGGCGGCCTCGGCCCCGGACGGCTTCGACGTCGAGGGCTTCCCGGGCGGCCACGTGCGCGTCAACCGGTACAGCCCCCGCACGCTCGCGGACGCCCTGTTCTACGCGGGCGTCTTCCACGCGATGCACCGCACGGCTCATCAGAGCGTGCCCGTGACGATGGCGAACACGGTCAACCTTGTGAACGCGAACGGGCTCCTCGCGGTGCGGCCGGGCGGCGTCGTCCGACAGTCCACGTTCCACGTGTGGGACCTGTACCAGAACCACACCGGGCCGGTGCCGCTCGCCGCGGACGTGAGCGGACCGAGCCGCACCGCACGCGTGCGGCACGGCGACCACCGCCGCTCCGACGGGGAGTTCCGCACGTCGCCCGCCGTCGTCGGGCAGCTCGACGTCTCGGCGTCGACGAGCGAGGACGGCCGCACGCTGTACGTGACCGGGATCAACCGATCGGCGACCGACGACGTCAACGCTCAGATCGTGCTCGACGGCGTCACGCTGCCCGAGACGGCGACCGTGCGGAGGATCGGGGCCGGCGTCGACGACCTGTTCGCCGTGAACACGATGGCAGCGCCCGACGTCGTGGCGCTCAGCGCGCCGGCGTCCGTCTCCCTGGCGGGTGGGGTGCACACGTTCCCGGCGCACTCGATCAGCGTGCTGGAGATCGCGCTGGAGGGCTGA
- a CDS encoding DUF3995 domain-containing protein yields the protein MSPDERLRRAAGLGAAVTLAAIGGTHLAWGAGSSWPARTRADLADAVVGSPQVPGPIPCAVVGSGLIALAALSLQRTGLGQAARVAGTAGLLGRGIVGGVTSARMLRLPSPSERFRRLDARLYRPLCVAAGLALAVGAPSGSRGSRA from the coding sequence ATGTCCCCCGACGAACGCCTCCGTCGCGCCGCGGGCCTCGGCGCCGCCGTGACCCTCGCCGCGATCGGCGGCACCCACCTGGCGTGGGGCGCCGGCTCGAGCTGGCCGGCACGTACCCGTGCCGACCTCGCGGACGCGGTGGTCGGCTCGCCGCAGGTTCCGGGCCCGATCCCGTGCGCGGTCGTCGGATCCGGGCTGATCGCCCTCGCCGCCCTGTCGCTCCAGCGCACCGGTCTCGGCCAGGCCGCCCGGGTCGCGGGCACCGCCGGCCTGCTCGGGCGAGGGATCGTCGGTGGAGTCACGTCCGCGCGGATGCTCCGCCTGCCGTCGCCGAGCGAGCGATTCCGCCGCCTGGACGCACGCCTGTACCGGCCGCTCTGCGTCGCCGCCGGACTCGCCCTCGCCGTCGGAGCACCGTCCGGCTCACGCGGATCCCGCGCGTAG
- a CDS encoding glycoside hydrolase family 15 protein produces MAQRIEDYGLVGDLQTAALVGRDGSIDWLCVPRFDSPACFAALLGDADNGFWRIGPAGGGPCTRRRYRPDTLVLESEWDTADGTVRVIDFMPPRGEAADLVRIVEGVRGRVPVTMDLRLRFDYGSVLPWVTVGRGETTAIAGPDAAVLHTPAEVTRDDGDLRARVEVAAGERIPFVLTHHLSHLAPPRPVRAEHSLRSTEKFWTSWVGRIDYDGPWSEAVRRSVITLKALTYAPTGGIVAAATTSLPEELGGERNWDYRFCWLRDAAFTLQSMIGTGYVEEAKAWREWLLRAVAGDPADLQIMYGLDGRRRIPEYTVDWLGGYEGASPVRVGNAAADQLQLDVWGEVLDCLHVAREAGLAPSHDAWALQHALLDYLEGHWQDPDNGLWEVRGPQRPFVHSRVMAWAGVDRVVRAVEERGREGPLDQWRALRARIHDDVCTQGFDARRNTFTQFYGSEGLDAALLLIPRVGFLPWDDPRVVGTVDAVQRELTEDGFLMRYRTVDDGGVHGVDGLSGREGAFLACSFWLADALFGIGRRDEAVALFERLLALRNDVGLLSEEYDPRTGRHLGNTPQAFSHVGLVNAALHLGRELPAGTTTAPAEDVR; encoded by the coding sequence ATGGCGCAGCGGATCGAGGACTACGGCCTCGTCGGAGACCTGCAGACCGCCGCGCTCGTGGGGCGCGACGGCTCGATCGACTGGCTGTGCGTCCCTCGCTTCGACTCCCCGGCGTGCTTCGCGGCCCTGCTCGGCGACGCCGACAACGGCTTCTGGCGGATCGGCCCCGCCGGCGGCGGACCGTGCACGCGCCGGCGCTACCGTCCGGACACGCTCGTCCTGGAGAGCGAGTGGGACACCGCCGACGGGACCGTCCGCGTCATCGACTTCATGCCGCCCCGCGGCGAGGCCGCCGACCTCGTGAGGATCGTCGAGGGGGTGCGCGGCCGCGTGCCCGTCACGATGGACCTTCGGCTTCGGTTCGACTACGGCAGCGTGCTCCCGTGGGTGACCGTGGGCCGCGGGGAGACGACGGCGATCGCCGGCCCGGATGCCGCCGTCCTCCATACCCCGGCGGAGGTCACGAGGGACGACGGCGACCTCCGCGCGCGTGTCGAGGTGGCGGCCGGCGAGCGGATCCCGTTCGTCCTCACGCACCACCTCTCGCACCTCGCTCCGCCGAGGCCGGTCCGCGCCGAGCACTCGCTGCGCTCCACGGAGAAGTTCTGGACGTCGTGGGTCGGACGCATCGACTACGACGGCCCATGGTCCGAGGCGGTCCGCCGGTCGGTCATCACGCTCAAGGCCCTCACGTACGCGCCGACCGGCGGCATCGTGGCCGCGGCGACGACGTCGCTCCCGGAGGAGCTGGGCGGCGAACGCAACTGGGACTACCGCTTCTGTTGGTTGCGGGACGCGGCGTTCACGCTGCAGTCGATGATCGGCACCGGGTACGTCGAGGAGGCGAAAGCCTGGCGGGAGTGGCTGCTGCGGGCTGTCGCCGGTGACCCCGCGGACCTCCAGATCATGTACGGGCTCGACGGGCGACGTCGGATCCCCGAGTACACGGTCGACTGGCTCGGCGGCTACGAGGGGGCCAGTCCGGTGCGTGTCGGCAACGCGGCCGCCGACCAGCTGCAGCTCGATGTCTGGGGCGAGGTCCTGGACTGCCTCCACGTCGCTCGCGAGGCCGGGCTGGCGCCGAGCCACGACGCCTGGGCGCTGCAGCACGCCTTGCTCGACTACCTCGAGGGCCACTGGCAGGACCCCGACAACGGGCTCTGGGAGGTCCGCGGCCCGCAGCGGCCGTTCGTGCACTCGCGGGTGATGGCGTGGGCCGGCGTCGACCGCGTGGTCCGCGCGGTCGAGGAGCGCGGCCGCGAGGGGCCGCTCGACCAGTGGCGGGCCTTGCGCGCCCGCATCCACGACGACGTGTGCACCCAGGGCTTCGACGCGCGCCGCAACACGTTCACGCAGTTCTACGGGTCCGAGGGTCTCGACGCCGCGCTGCTCCTCATCCCGCGCGTCGGCTTCCTGCCGTGGGACGACCCGCGCGTCGTCGGCACCGTCGACGCCGTGCAGCGAGAGCTCACCGAGGACGGCTTCCTGATGCGGTACCGCACGGTCGACGACGGCGGTGTCCACGGTGTGGATGGGCTGTCCGGTCGCGAGGGCGCGTTTCTGGCGTGCAGCTTCTGGCTCGCGGACGCGCTGTTCGGGATCGGGCGCCGCGACGAGGCCGTCGCGCTGTTCGAGCGGCTGCTGGCGCTGCGCAACGACGTCGGCCTGCTGAGCGAGGAGTACGACCCGCGCACGGGCCGGCACCTCGGCAACACCCCGCAGGCGTTCAGCCACGTCGGGCTCGTCAACGCGGCCCTGCACCTCGGCCGGGAGCTGCCGGCAGGGACGACGACGGCGCCGGCCGAGGATGTCCGCTGA
- a CDS encoding FAD-binding and (Fe-S)-binding domain-containing protein, whose protein sequence is MSHASTLEVLRAVAGSDHVSDRATDRARMSHDASHYLLTPEAVVTPSSAPEVAALLATAHKHHVPLTFRSGGSSLSGQAGTDGVLVDTRRHFGGVQVLDGGARVRAEPGAVLRRVNAALAPYRRRLGPDPASEGACTIGGVVANNSSGMTSSTTATAYRTLAGLELILPSGTFLDTGSPDADRRLAALEPDLHAGLGRLRDQLRGDAALRARIEHQFSMKNTMGYGINAFLDHTAPSGILAHLVVGSEGTLGFVASATFDTLPVLPRVATALLVFASLDAAIDALPALVAAGANAVELMDATSLRVAQADPLAPALIRGLRVEHQTALLVEVAAADDAALAHVSDAVGAVIATLPLAVPGALSSDAAERAAAWHVRKGLYATVAGARPQGTTALLEDVVVPPAALGPAVRELQGLFERYDYADAVIFGHARDANLHFMITPRLDDAGQLDAYAAFTEDLVDLVLGADGSLKAEHGTGRIMAPYVRRQYGDELYAVMREVKALCDPHGILAPGVLLDDDPQAHLRHLKSVPAVDPALDRCVDCGYCEPVCPSRNTTTTPRQRIALLREIAVAPPRLRDELERDYAYEAVQTCAADSLCVVACPVNIDTGLAMKARRAQGLPAPAQRAGAVAADHWGVGLGAARAGLGVASVVPGPVLSGVTTAARALLGSEWVPHADGALPGPGRPRPSAFTSRVRGERASAGRHAPHSDADPALGGEHDVVFFPACIGELFAPERDASGAPGEGATTAFLALAERAGLRVAIAEQTPDLCCGTPWASKGLTAGADLMAQKLFAALWPLTDGGRLPVVADASSCTHGIHGLASHLPEPDAERWSRVRVVDAVAYARAELLPRLGAVADERLLDRLVLHPTCASVHLGEVDDLAALGGAVAREAVVPENWGCCGFAGDRGLLHPELTRGATEAEAGTVAALGRADAYASCNRTCELGMTRATGKPYRHVLELLEEATRP, encoded by the coding sequence GTGAGTCACGCCAGCACGCTCGAGGTGCTCCGCGCCGTCGCCGGTTCCGACCACGTGAGTGATCGCGCCACGGACCGGGCCCGCATGTCGCACGATGCGTCCCACTACCTCCTCACCCCCGAGGCCGTCGTGACGCCGTCGTCGGCGCCGGAGGTCGCGGCGCTGCTCGCAACGGCGCACAAGCACCACGTGCCGCTCACGTTCCGGTCCGGCGGGTCCAGCCTGTCGGGCCAGGCCGGCACGGACGGCGTGCTCGTCGACACGCGGCGCCACTTCGGCGGGGTCCAGGTGCTCGACGGCGGAGCCCGGGTCCGCGCGGAACCCGGCGCGGTGCTGCGTCGGGTCAACGCGGCGCTCGCGCCGTACCGGCGACGGCTCGGCCCCGACCCGGCGTCCGAGGGCGCGTGCACGATCGGCGGCGTCGTCGCGAACAACTCCTCGGGCATGACGAGCTCGACGACGGCGACGGCGTACCGCACCCTCGCCGGACTCGAGCTGATCCTGCCGAGCGGCACGTTCCTCGACACCGGATCGCCGGACGCGGATCGCCGCCTCGCGGCTCTCGAGCCGGACCTGCACGCCGGCCTGGGGCGCCTGCGCGACCAGCTGCGCGGCGACGCCGCACTGCGCGCGCGCATCGAGCACCAGTTCTCGATGAAGAACACGATGGGCTACGGCATCAACGCGTTCCTCGACCACACGGCGCCGTCGGGCATCCTCGCGCACCTCGTGGTGGGGTCGGAGGGGACGCTCGGCTTCGTCGCGTCGGCGACGTTCGACACGCTGCCGGTGCTGCCGCGGGTGGCCACGGCGCTGCTCGTGTTCGCGTCGCTGGACGCGGCGATCGACGCGCTGCCGGCCCTCGTGGCCGCCGGCGCGAACGCCGTCGAGCTCATGGACGCGACGTCCTTGCGGGTCGCGCAGGCGGACCCCTTGGCCCCGGCGCTCATCCGCGGGCTGCGCGTCGAGCACCAGACGGCGCTGCTGGTCGAGGTGGCGGCCGCTGACGACGCCGCGCTCGCCCACGTGAGCGACGCCGTCGGCGCCGTCATCGCCACGCTCCCGCTCGCCGTCCCCGGCGCGCTCTCCTCGGACGCGGCGGAGCGGGCGGCCGCGTGGCACGTGCGCAAGGGCCTGTACGCGACGGTCGCTGGCGCGCGGCCGCAGGGGACGACGGCGCTGCTCGAGGATGTCGTGGTGCCGCCGGCCGCGCTCGGGCCCGCCGTGCGCGAGCTGCAGGGACTGTTCGAGCGGTACGACTACGCCGACGCCGTCATCTTCGGCCACGCACGCGACGCGAACCTCCACTTCATGATCACGCCGCGCCTCGACGACGCCGGCCAGCTCGACGCGTACGCGGCGTTCACCGAGGACCTCGTGGACCTCGTGCTCGGCGCCGACGGCTCGCTCAAGGCGGAGCACGGCACGGGCCGCATCATGGCGCCGTACGTGCGACGCCAGTACGGCGACGAGCTGTACGCCGTCATGCGCGAGGTCAAGGCCCTGTGCGACCCGCACGGGATCCTCGCCCCCGGCGTGCTGCTCGACGACGACCCGCAGGCGCACCTGCGGCACCTCAAGTCCGTGCCCGCCGTCGACCCCGCGCTCGACAGGTGCGTCGACTGCGGCTACTGCGAGCCGGTGTGCCCCTCGCGCAACACGACGACGACGCCGCGGCAACGCATCGCGCTGCTGCGGGAGATCGCCGTCGCCCCGCCGCGGCTGCGCGATGAGCTCGAGCGCGACTACGCCTACGAGGCCGTGCAGACGTGTGCCGCCGACTCCCTGTGCGTCGTCGCGTGCCCGGTCAACATCGACACCGGGCTGGCGATGAAGGCGCGTCGGGCGCAGGGCCTGCCCGCGCCGGCGCAGCGGGCCGGCGCGGTGGCCGCCGACCACTGGGGAGTGGGACTGGGTGCGGCGCGGGCCGGGCTCGGGGTCGCGTCGGTGGTGCCGGGACCGGTGCTCTCCGGGGTGACGACGGCGGCCCGTGCGCTGCTCGGCTCGGAGTGGGTCCCGCACGCCGACGGCGCGCTGCCGGGCCCCGGCCGCCCCCGCCCGAGCGCCTTCACGTCGCGAGTGCGGGGTGAACGCGCGAGTGCGGGCCGGCACGCACCGCACTCGGACGCTGACCCCGCACTCGGCGGCGAGCACGACGTCGTGTTCTTCCCGGCGTGCATCGGCGAGCTGTTCGCGCCGGAGCGGGACGCGTCCGGGGCACCCGGAGAGGGGGCGACGACGGCGTTCCTCGCGCTCGCGGAGCGCGCGGGCCTGCGGGTGGCGATCGCCGAGCAGACGCCCGACCTGTGCTGCGGCACGCCGTGGGCGTCGAAGGGTCTCACCGCCGGCGCCGACCTCATGGCCCAGAAGCTGTTCGCCGCGCTGTGGCCGCTCACGGACGGCGGCCGCCTTCCCGTGGTGGCGGACGCGTCGTCGTGCACGCACGGTATCCACGGGCTGGCGTCGCACCTGCCGGAGCCCGATGCGGAACGCTGGTCTCGGGTGCGGGTGGTCGACGCCGTCGCGTACGCGCGCGCGGAACTACTGCCACGGCTGGGTGCCGTCGCCGACGAGCGATTGCTCGACCGGCTCGTGCTGCACCCGACGTGCGCGAGCGTGCACCTCGGGGAGGTCGACGACCTGGCGGCGCTCGGCGGCGCCGTCGCCCGTGAGGCGGTGGTTCCCGAGAACTGGGGCTGCTGCGGGTTCGCCGGCGACCGCGGGCTGCTGCACCCGGAGCTCACGCGCGGGGCGACGGAGGCCGAGGCAGGCACGGTCGCGGCGCTCGGGCGGGCCGACGCGTACGCGTCGTGCAACCGCACGTGCGAGCTGGGGATGACGCGGGCGACCGGAAAGCCGTACCGGCACGTGCTCGAGCTGCTCGAGGAGGCCACCCGGCCCTGA
- a CDS encoding PLD nuclease N-terminal domain-containing protein, with protein MAEQMKWQDLEPSRRAGVVTLAAVQIALAVAAWRDLARREAQDVRGPKPLWAAIIAVNWVGPASYFLVGRRRHA; from the coding sequence ATGGCCGAGCAGATGAAGTGGCAGGACCTCGAGCCCTCCCGCCGGGCCGGCGTCGTCACGCTCGCGGCCGTGCAGATCGCCCTCGCCGTGGCGGCCTGGCGCGACCTCGCGCGGCGGGAGGCGCAGGACGTCCGCGGTCCGAAGCCGCTGTGGGCGGCGATCATCGCCGTGAACTGGGTGGGGCCGGCGTCGTACTTCCTGGTCGGGCGGCGGCGCCACGCCTGA
- a CDS encoding pyridoxamine 5'-phosphate oxidase family protein, whose amino-acid sequence MVELTTDAVWRVLAKQNFMVIGMISARGQARTVGVMPLVLERTLWFTTNTQEWHAKHLAANPEVSVTVAIPKRVPFVPWIKIPAATITFSGVAEILPAAQMPREAREKLVRGLELGGDERGALIGVGVRPTSDFVTYGVGVSVLGMRDTEKARGRAPSG is encoded by the coding sequence ATGGTCGAGCTCACGACGGACGCCGTGTGGCGGGTGCTGGCGAAGCAGAACTTCATGGTGATCGGGATGATCTCGGCCCGCGGTCAGGCGCGGACCGTCGGCGTCATGCCCCTCGTGCTCGAGCGGACGCTGTGGTTCACGACCAACACCCAGGAGTGGCACGCGAAGCACCTGGCTGCGAACCCGGAGGTCTCGGTCACCGTCGCCATCCCCAAGCGCGTGCCGTTCGTGCCGTGGATCAAGATCCCTGCCGCGACGATCACGTTCTCGGGTGTCGCGGAGATCTTGCCCGCCGCGCAGATGCCGCGCGAGGCCCGGGAGAAGCTGGTGCGCGGGCTCGAGCTGGGCGGCGACGAGCGAGGCGCCCTGATCGGCGTCGGCGTGCGCCCGACCAGCGACTTCGTCACCTACGGCGTCGGCGTCTCCGTGCTCGGGATGCGTGACACCGAAAAGGCGCGGGGTCGGGCGCCGTCCGGCTGA